A window from Roseofilum reptotaenium CS-1145 encodes these proteins:
- a CDS encoding ATP-binding protein, which yields MKTPFNISLRPSRHWTIAQEESVYFPTSIQSHGVLLVLSEPDLTIIQVSENTESFLGYAPESLLNQPLSVLLDSSQLNLLQNHLAYLSVESNNPLQLKIKSIGETGFSSMIHHQDSCLILELEKSSDQALNQSLSFYHLTKECAIKLNTAQTLEAVCEVAAKTIRRITSFDRVMLYKFHEDHHGSVIAESKREDLESYLGLHYPDIDIPEPVRNSFLKDRLRIIFDTRTDAVKMIPDISLLTRNKPDFKGAYLRSVSNCHLQYLKNMGVRSSMTISLIKDQQLWGLIACHHYDSPISISYEQRFTCEFLAQSLSLELGHKEHDGDYEYKLDLKDVQSCLLESMSNAENYVDGLVTNQQNILDLVGATGVAVGLDDRLILIGETPDNTYVQKLIRNLGFYMGDSRFFHTACLADIDPQSTAYKDVASGILAIKITATKDKYLIWFRPEMLQTVNWAGNPQDSLKNSKNNVFLCPRQSFELWKETVNLQSSAWKKCEIDAALSLQKSIIKIVLKKADELAKVNEALKISEAREKERAMQLEQTLQELKQAQTHLIQNEKMSSLGQLVAGIAHEINNPVNFIYGNLSHADNYIQDLLSVLELYQEFYPAPPEELEEECEAVDLEFLVEDLPKLLKSMHIGADRIRGIVRSLRNFSRLDESEVKAVDIHEGIDSTLLILNNRLKSKSHRPEIKVLKNYSTLPLLECYPSQLNQVFMNLIANAIDALEEANVKQNLSYEALEANPNQINISTSLYAPEDTGKDWVMIEIEDNALGISEDLHSQLFDPFFTTKPIGKGTGIGLAISYQIVVERHKGKLTFESTVGKGTTFQIKIPVEQLTINN from the coding sequence ATGAAGACCCCATTCAATATTAGCTTGCGTCCCTCTCGACACTGGACGATCGCTCAAGAAGAATCCGTTTATTTCCCTACATCCATTCAATCTCATGGTGTATTATTAGTCTTAAGCGAGCCAGACTTGACGATCATACAAGTCAGTGAAAACACTGAATCTTTTTTAGGTTATGCTCCAGAATCTCTCCTCAATCAACCTTTGTCCGTATTATTGGACTCCTCCCAACTAAACCTGCTTCAAAATCATTTAGCATATCTAAGTGTTGAGTCTAATAATCCACTTCAACTTAAAATTAAGAGCATTGGAGAGACTGGGTTTAGTAGCATGATTCATCATCAAGATAGTTGCCTAATTCTAGAATTAGAAAAAAGCAGCGATCAAGCTTTAAATCAGTCCCTCAGTTTTTATCATCTGACTAAAGAATGTGCTATCAAACTGAATACAGCTCAAACTTTGGAAGCAGTCTGTGAAGTCGCGGCTAAAACTATTCGTAGAATCACGAGTTTTGACCGAGTAATGCTTTATAAGTTTCATGAAGATCATCATGGTAGTGTGATTGCTGAATCTAAACGGGAAGATCTAGAGTCCTATTTAGGTTTACATTATCCCGATATTGATATTCCTGAACCGGTTAGAAATTCATTCCTCAAAGATCGATTGAGAATCATTTTTGATACTCGTACAGATGCGGTAAAAATGATTCCTGATATCAGTCTTTTAACTCGGAACAAACCGGATTTTAAAGGAGCATATTTAAGGAGTGTATCCAATTGCCATCTGCAATATTTAAAAAATATGGGTGTGCGTTCCTCAATGACGATTTCTTTAATTAAAGATCAACAACTTTGGGGATTGATTGCCTGCCATCATTATGATTCCCCCATTTCTATATCTTATGAACAACGATTTACTTGTGAGTTTTTAGCCCAGTCTTTATCTTTGGAATTGGGACATAAAGAACATGATGGCGATTATGAATACAAGCTCGATCTCAAAGATGTCCAATCCTGTTTATTAGAATCGATGTCTAATGCCGAAAATTATGTGGATGGATTGGTTACAAATCAACAAAATATCTTAGATTTGGTAGGAGCAACAGGGGTAGCAGTGGGTTTAGACGATCGCTTGATTTTGATTGGAGAAACTCCCGACAACACCTATGTGCAAAAACTAATACGAAATCTCGGTTTCTATATGGGAGATTCCCGTTTTTTCCATACCGCTTGTTTGGCTGATATCGATCCTCAATCCACAGCCTATAAAGATGTAGCGAGTGGGATCTTAGCGATTAAAATTACAGCCACTAAAGATAAATATTTAATTTGGTTTCGCCCAGAAATGTTGCAGACCGTTAATTGGGCAGGTAACCCACAGGATTCCTTGAAAAATAGCAAAAACAATGTTTTTCTTTGTCCTAGACAATCTTTTGAATTATGGAAAGAGACGGTGAACTTGCAATCTTCTGCGTGGAAAAAATGTGAGATAGATGCAGCCTTAAGTCTGCAAAAGTCCATCATCAAAATCGTCTTGAAAAAAGCGGATGAACTTGCCAAAGTCAATGAAGCATTGAAAATATCAGAGGCCAGAGAAAAAGAAAGAGCTATGCAACTTGAACAAACACTTCAGGAACTGAAACAGGCTCAAACCCACTTAATCCAAAATGAGAAAATGTCCAGTTTAGGGCAATTGGTCGCTGGAATTGCCCATGAGATTAATAATCCGGTCAATTTCATTTATGGTAATCTTTCCCATGCGGATAATTATATCCAAGATTTACTCTCGGTTCTTGAGCTTTATCAGGAGTTTTATCCTGCGCCCCCGGAAGAGCTAGAGGAAGAATGTGAAGCAGTGGATTTAGAATTTTTAGTTGAAGATTTACCTAAATTACTGAAGTCAATGCACATTGGAGCCGATCGCATTCGGGGTATTGTACGCTCATTACGCAATTTCTCCCGTCTTGATGAGAGTGAAGTGAAAGCGGTAGATATCCATGAAGGAATTGATAGCACGTTGTTGATCCTAAATAATCGGCTTAAATCTAAATCCCATCGCCCAGAAATTAAAGTTCTGAAAAATTATAGCACTCTGCCTTTACTCGAATGCTATCCCAGTCAGTTAAATCAGGTATTTATGAATTTAATTGCGAATGCTATTGATGCATTAGAGGAAGCCAATGTAAAACAGAATTTGAGTTATGAGGCGTTAGAGGCTAATCCTAACCAAATTAATATTTCGACTTCCCTGTATGCTCCTGAAGATACAGGTAAAGATTGGGTGATGATTGAGATTGAAGATAATGCATTAGGTATTTCGGAAGATCTACACTCTCAATTGTTTGATCCGTTTTTTACGACTAAACCTATAGGTAAGGGAACCGGAATCGGATTAGCAATTAGTTACCAGATTGTGGTGGAGAGGCATAAAGGAAAGTTAACCTTTGAGTCTACGGTGGGAAAGGGGACAACGTTCCAGATTAAAATCCCGGTAGAACAATTAACAATTAATAATTAA